TTCTGGGGTTGGATGAACGATCTCGAACTGCTTGAAATGAACTAGCGGTTTCGTGATATTAGAGTAATAGTGAGCCCACCTATGGGTGGGCTCACTTTCATACTCTAATTTTATATTCCAGAAAAATGTACAAGGGAATGATATGAAGAATTTCATCATTAGGAGATTAATACTGGGGACATTTATTGTGATTTTTGGCACCCTGGTGGTTTATACCGTCATCAGGTTCCTGCCTGCCTCTTACGTCGAAACTATTGCGAGACAGCGCGCCACAAATCCTTTAAGCACGATGACCTATCAGGAATGGCTGGATCAATTGAATTCCGTTTACCATCTTGATGTGGGCATTATTCCAGGTTTTCTGGGATGGTTAGGTAGTGCGGTTAAAGGTGATTTTGGGAACTCATGGCATTATGGCATCCCGGTAACTGAAAAGTTCGCCCAGGTCATTTGGGCTTCCATCATCGTTAATGTCATTACTTTCTTTGTCCAGATTTTTATTTCTATTCCCTTGGGGATTACAGCAGCGAGAAAGCAATATAGCCGAACAGATTATGCTATTACTGTTTTTGCTTTGATGGGCATTTCGCTGCCGACATTTTTCTTAGCGACTATTTTGAAATATGTTTTCTCAATTAAACTGGGATGGTTCGACCTCTATGGTTTGACAGGTCGTTTCTATACCACCATGACCCCCTTCCAGCAGGTGATGGACAAAGCCTATCACTTGGTGCTGCCAGTGATTACATTGACGATGTTATCCATTGGTGGGTTGATGCGTTACACCCGCACAAATATGCTGGAAGTGTTGAATTCAGATTATATCCGCACCGCCCGTGCCAAAGGGCTTTCTGAGAAAGTTGTTATCAACAAACATGCTTTCAGGAATACATTAATCCCATTAGTTTCCTATATGAGTTATCTGATTCCAGGTATGTTTGGAGGTTCTCTGATCACAGAGACACTCTACCAAATTCCGGGTATTGGCTATGTCTCATATACGGCAATCGTCCGGGGAGATATTCCTTTCGCAATGTTCTACACAACTTTGCTCACAGTGTTGACACAAGTAAGTCTCATCATAGCGGATATCATGTATGCAGTCGTTGACCCACGGGTCAGGGCGAATTGATGGCGGTGATAAATGAGTGAAAATCAAGATTTAGCTTCCGAATACGAAAAAGAAGATGAAGCCATCGAAATGATTGATGGCGAAGAAATGAGCTTGGACGATGCCAGGCGTGTCAAGGTTCTGTCGCCTGGGATGCTTGTCTTCAAGCGTTTTATTCGTAACAAATTGGCCGTGATCGGCTTTATTATTATTGTTCTGATGTTCCTTTTCTCCTTTGTTGGGCCTCTGTTTTCGCCTTATGGCCAGGCTGAGGTCTTTACGGGTTTAGGCTCGATGTCTAAGGATTATGCTGGGGCGATTTATAACGAAGAACTGCGCTATACCGTTGTGGATGGTCTCAGTTTTAGTACTGCGGCTCGGGCAGAATTCTTGTTGACCTTCAGTCAGGGCAACCAGGCGTTTTCTTCAGGCGATGATGATTTTTATTTTTCCTCTATTAATGAAAATACCTATTTGATCTCGCTCCTCGAACCAGTTGCTGTAACGCTCTTAGGAGAACTTAATTCGATTGATGGCAGTGTTTTGGATCCGGAATTTGTCTCGGCGTATGAAACTACGGTTGAGAATGACCAGAATGGTTTCATGCTTGATGGGATATCCTATCGGATAACCGTATCCCGTAAGCAAACAAATGTTTCTATTGAGAATGAAATCGCTCTGGCTTCACTCAATGTATATGATGCATATACCGAGGAAGATTTAGACATTGTTCGATCATTCGATTTTCAGATGATCAGTCAACAGACGATTTCTACCGGCAGAAGGAATTTCACTTTCAACGGCGAACAATACACCATTCATTATCTTGATGGACAGATCACCAT
This Chloroflexota bacterium DNA region includes the following protein-coding sequences:
- a CDS encoding ABC transporter permease; amino-acid sequence: MKNFIIRRLILGTFIVIFGTLVVYTVIRFLPASYVETIARQRATNPLSTMTYQEWLDQLNSVYHLDVGIIPGFLGWLGSAVKGDFGNSWHYGIPVTEKFAQVIWASIIVNVITFFVQIFISIPLGITAARKQYSRTDYAITVFALMGISLPTFFLATILKYVFSIKLGWFDLYGLTGRFYTTMTPFQQVMDKAYHLVLPVITLTMLSIGGLMRYTRTNMLEVLNSDYIRTARAKGLSEKVVINKHAFRNTLIPLVSYMSYLIPGMFGGSLITETLYQIPGIGYVSYTAIVRGDIPFAMFYTTLLTVLTQVSLIIADIMYAVVDPRVRAN